In one window of Zingiber officinale cultivar Zhangliang chromosome 11A, Zo_v1.1, whole genome shotgun sequence DNA:
- the LOC122032938 gene encoding deSI-like protein At4g17486, with translation MFARATSRERRPAASASVYLNVYDLTPINGYAYWVGLGVYHSGVQVHGVEYAYGAHEHQMTGIFEGEPRQCPGFAFRKSILIGRTELGSRDVRALMEGMAADYSGDTYNLISKNCNHFCDDACLRLTGTHIPKWVNRLAKIGFLCKCVLPVRVAAVRKRGAEDGKRGVDADKRRLRSNSARFPPEEATAPPSSISKPEVTITSRSTGGRKLRRSASSSSAGGLRGRGGSSLC, from the exons ATGTTCGCCCGGGCCACCTCGCGGGAGCGGCGGCCAGCGGCGTCGGCGTCCGTCTACCTCAACGTCTACGACCTAACCCCCATCAACGGTTACGCCTATTGGGTCGGCCTCGGCGTGTACCACTCCGGCGTCCAAG TCCATGGGGTGGAGTATGCGTACGGGGCGCACGAGCACCAGATGACGGGGATCTTTGAGGGGGAGCCCCGGCAGTGCCCCGGGTTCGCCTTCAGGAAGTCCATCCTGATCGGCCGCACCGAGCTGGGGTCGCGTGATGTGCGTGCGCTCATGGAGGGCATGGCCGCCGACTACTCCGGCGACACCTACAACCTTATTTCCAAGAATTGCAACCACTTCTGCGATGACGCTTGCCTGCGCCTCACCGGCACTCACATCCCCAAATGGGTGAATCGCCTTGCCAAGATCG GGTTTCTCTGCAAGTGCGTGCTTCCGGTACGAGTAGCGGCCGTGCGGAAGCGCGGCGCGGAAGATGGGAAACGCGGGGTGGACGCCGACAAGCGGCGGCTGAGGAGCAACTCCGCGAGATTTCCTCCGGAAGAGGCCACCGCGCCTCCCAGCAGCATCTCGAAGCCGGAAGTCACCATCACCTCGCGATCGACAGGTGGAAGGAAGCTCCGGCGATCGGCGTCGTCGTCCTCTGCCGGAGGACTAAGAGGAAGAGGCGGCTCCTCGTTATGTTAG